The Immundisolibacter cernigliae genome has a window encoding:
- the purU gene encoding formyltetrahydrofolate deformylase, whose product MSRNTAILLVTCPDQRGLVAAVAEFLYRHGANILHADQHVDIAAGLFFMRVEWSLAGFDMSAADFATAFAPLAEKHALHWRLEESDRRQRVAIFASRYDHCLADLLYRHRAGELYCDIPLVISNHEDTRQLVEFYDVPFHLIEVSPEGKTEAEAAQLALLEQNGVDLIVLARYMQILGPRFVARYPARIINIHHSFLPAFLGARPYHRAFERGVKIIGATSHYVTDTLDEGPIIEQDVIRVSHRDQVENLIQKGRDVEKMVLSRAVRWHLEHRILAYGNKTVVFD is encoded by the coding sequence ATGTCCCGCAACACCGCCATCCTGCTCGTTACCTGTCCCGACCAGCGCGGCCTCGTCGCCGCCGTCGCGGAGTTCCTGTACCGCCACGGCGCCAACATCCTGCACGCCGACCAGCACGTGGATATTGCCGCCGGGCTGTTTTTCATGCGCGTGGAATGGTCGCTGGCCGGCTTCGACATGTCGGCCGCCGATTTCGCCACCGCCTTTGCGCCGCTGGCCGAAAAGCATGCCCTGCACTGGCGGCTGGAAGAATCAGACCGGCGCCAGCGGGTGGCCATCTTCGCCTCCCGCTACGATCATTGCCTGGCCGACCTGCTGTACCGCCACCGCGCCGGCGAGCTGTACTGCGACATCCCGCTGGTGATCAGCAACCACGAGGACACGCGCCAGCTGGTCGAGTTCTACGACGTGCCGTTTCACCTGATCGAGGTGAGCCCGGAAGGCAAGACCGAGGCCGAGGCGGCGCAGCTGGCCCTGCTCGAACAAAACGGCGTGGACCTGATCGTGCTGGCGCGCTACATGCAGATCCTGGGGCCGCGCTTCGTGGCCCGTTACCCGGCGCGCATCATCAACATCCACCACTCCTTCCTGCCGGCCTTCCTGGGCGCCCGCCCCTACCACCGGGCCTTCGAGCGCGGCGTCAAGATCATCGGCGCCACCAGCCATTACGTGACCGACACCCTGGACGAGGGGCCGATCATCGAGCAGGACGTAATCCGCGTGTCGCACCGCGACCAGGTCGAAAACCTGATCCAGAAAGGCCGCGACGTGGAAAAGATGGTCCTCTCGCGCGCCGTGCGCTGGCACCTGGAGCACCGCATCCTGGCCTACGGCAACAAGACCGTGGTGTTCGACTGA
- a CDS encoding pyridoxal phosphate-dependent aminotransferase: MAVTAKAKELQAAGRKVIGLGAGEPDFDTPQHIKDAAKAAIDAGFTKYTAVEGTPELRRAIVAKFARENGLSYQPAQILVSSGGKQSFYNLAQVLLEEGDEVIIPAPYWVSYPDIVLLAGATPVILETGLDSHFKISPAQLEAAITPRTKLLVLNSPSNPTGSVYSEAELAALAEVLLRHPQVWIASDDMYEHIRWDGAPFRNILNACPALYERTMVLNGVSKAYSMTGWRIGYAAGDARVISEMAKIQSQSTSNACSISQVAAQAALEGDQGFIKEMNTAFKARHDFVVAALNDIKGIRCAPADGAFYCFFSVADAIAATPGVSDDVEFAAWLMEKAEVALVPGSAFGAPGYLRLSFATSLDNLKEAMRRLKAALA, encoded by the coding sequence ATGGCCGTCACCGCCAAGGCCAAGGAATTGCAGGCCGCCGGGCGCAAGGTGATCGGTCTTGGCGCCGGCGAGCCGGATTTCGACACGCCACAGCACATCAAGGACGCCGCCAAGGCCGCCATCGACGCCGGCTTCACCAAGTACACGGCGGTCGAGGGCACACCGGAGCTGCGCCGTGCCATCGTCGCCAAGTTCGCGCGCGAGAACGGCCTGAGCTACCAGCCGGCGCAGATTCTGGTGTCGTCCGGCGGCAAGCAGAGCTTCTACAACCTGGCGCAGGTGCTGCTGGAGGAAGGCGACGAGGTCATCATCCCGGCGCCGTATTGGGTGTCGTACCCGGACATCGTGCTGCTGGCCGGCGCCACGCCGGTGATCCTGGAAACCGGCCTCGACAGCCATTTCAAGATCAGCCCGGCGCAGCTGGAAGCCGCCATCACGCCGCGCACCAAACTGCTGGTGCTCAACAGCCCGTCGAATCCCACCGGCAGCGTCTACTCGGAAGCCGAACTGGCAGCCCTGGCCGAGGTGCTGCTGCGCCACCCGCAGGTGTGGATCGCCAGCGACGACATGTACGAGCACATCCGCTGGGACGGCGCGCCGTTTCGCAACATCCTGAACGCCTGCCCGGCGCTGTACGAGCGCACGATGGTGCTCAACGGCGTCTCGAAGGCCTATTCCATGACCGGCTGGCGCATCGGCTACGCCGCCGGCGACGCGCGCGTCATCAGCGAGATGGCCAAGATCCAGTCGCAGAGCACGTCGAACGCCTGCTCCATCTCGCAGGTGGCGGCGCAGGCCGCCCTGGAAGGCGATCAGGGCTTCATCAAGGAAATGAACACCGCCTTCAAGGCGCGCCACGACTTCGTGGTGGCGGCGCTGAACGACATCAAGGGCATCCGCTGCGCGCCGGCCGACGGGGCGTTTTACTGCTTCTTCAGCGTGGCCGACGCCATCGCCGCCACGCCGGGGGTGAGCGACGACGTGGAATTCGCCGCCTGGTTGATGGAGAAGGCCGAGGTCGCCCTGGTGCCCGGCAGCGCGTTTGGCGCGCCCGGTTACCTGCGCCTGTCGTTCGCCACCAGCCTGGACAACCTCAAGGAGGCCATGCGCCGGCTGAAGGCAGCGCTGGCCTGA
- the uvrB gene encoding excinuclease ABC subunit UvrB has product MTEPFQLVSPFAPDGDQPQAIARLIEGLQAGEDAQVLLGVTGSGKTFTIANVIQAVQRPTMVLAHNKTLAAQLYAEFRDFFPHNAVEYFVSYYDYYQPEAYVPASDTYIEKDASINAQIEQLRLSATKAVLERRDVIVVASVSAIYGLGDPRMYLSMVLHLSRGERIDQRAILRRLAELQYTRNDLDLKRGTYRVRGEIIDVFPAESETDAVRIELFDDEIESLAYFDPLTGAIQRRVPRLTIYPKTHYVTPKDTIRAAVEQIRQELGPRLTALRAAGKLLEAQRLEERTRFDMEMMQELGYCSGIENYSRYLSGRAAGEAPPTLFDYLPPDALLVVDEAHVMTPQLRAMYRGDRSRKEVLVDYGFRLPSALDNRPLKFEEWERLAPQTIFVSATPGPYELGRTSTVIEQVVRPTGLVDPEVEIRPVASQVDDLLSEITRCAALDQRVLVTTLTKRMAEDLTEYLSEHGVRVRYLHADVETVERSEIIRDLRLGAFDALVGINLLREGLDMPEVALVAILDADKEGFLRSEQSLIQTIGRAARHLNGRAILYADRITGSMQRALAETDRRRAKQIAYNAEHGITPRGVQKAVAELLDIGRKEPASERRTLAKVAEQAADYSAMSPRQIGQLIARLEQDMYRHAENLEFEQAAQVRDRIHAIRETALRGGAVDIALP; this is encoded by the coding sequence ATGACCGAACCGTTCCAGCTCGTCAGCCCCTTCGCTCCCGATGGCGACCAGCCGCAGGCCATCGCACGCCTGATCGAGGGGCTGCAGGCCGGCGAGGACGCGCAGGTGCTGCTGGGCGTCACCGGCTCGGGCAAGACCTTCACCATCGCCAACGTCATCCAGGCGGTGCAGCGCCCGACCATGGTGCTGGCGCACAACAAGACGCTCGCCGCGCAGCTGTACGCGGAGTTCCGGGATTTCTTTCCGCACAACGCGGTCGAGTACTTCGTCTCCTACTACGACTACTACCAGCCGGAAGCCTACGTGCCGGCGTCGGACACCTATATCGAGAAGGACGCCTCCATCAACGCGCAGATAGAGCAGCTGCGCCTGTCCGCCACCAAGGCGGTGCTGGAGCGGCGGGACGTGATCGTGGTGGCGTCGGTGTCGGCCATCTACGGCCTGGGCGACCCGCGCATGTACCTGAGCATGGTGCTGCACCTGTCGCGCGGCGAGCGCATCGACCAGCGCGCCATCCTGCGCCGCCTGGCCGAGCTGCAATACACGCGCAACGACCTGGACCTGAAGCGCGGCACCTACCGCGTGCGCGGCGAGATCATCGACGTGTTCCCGGCCGAGTCCGAAACCGACGCCGTGCGCATCGAACTGTTCGATGACGAGATCGAATCGCTGGCCTACTTCGACCCGCTGACCGGCGCCATCCAGCGCCGCGTGCCGCGCCTGACCATCTACCCCAAGACCCACTACGTCACGCCCAAGGACACCATCCGCGCCGCGGTGGAGCAGATTCGTCAGGAACTCGGCCCGCGCCTGACCGCCCTGCGCGCCGCCGGCAAGCTGCTGGAAGCCCAGCGCCTGGAAGAGCGCACCCGCTTCGACATGGAAATGATGCAGGAGCTCGGCTACTGCTCCGGCATCGAGAACTACTCGCGCTACCTGTCCGGCCGCGCGGCCGGCGAGGCGCCGCCGACGCTGTTCGACTACCTGCCGCCCGACGCCCTGCTGGTGGTGGACGAGGCGCACGTCATGACGCCGCAGCTGCGCGCCATGTACCGCGGCGACCGCTCGCGCAAGGAAGTGCTGGTCGACTACGGCTTTCGCCTGCCGTCGGCGCTCGACAACCGGCCGCTGAAGTTCGAGGAATGGGAGCGCCTGGCGCCGCAGACCATCTTCGTCTCCGCCACGCCCGGGCCGTACGAGCTTGGCCGCACCAGCACCGTCATCGAGCAGGTGGTGCGCCCGACCGGCCTGGTCGACCCCGAAGTCGAAATCCGCCCGGTGGCCAGCCAGGTGGACGATTTACTGTCTGAAATCACCCGCTGCGCGGCCCTTGACCAGCGCGTGTTGGTCACCACGCTGACCAAGCGCATGGCCGAGGACCTGACCGAGTACCTGTCCGAGCACGGCGTGCGTGTGCGCTACCTGCACGCCGACGTCGAGACCGTGGAGCGCTCCGAGATCATCCGCGACCTGCGCCTGGGCGCCTTCGACGCCCTGGTCGGCATCAACCTGCTGCGCGAGGGCCTGGACATGCCCGAAGTCGCCCTGGTGGCCATCCTGGACGCCGACAAGGAAGGCTTCCTGCGCTCCGAACAATCGCTGATCCAGACCATCGGCCGCGCCGCGCGCCACCTGAACGGCCGCGCCATCCTGTACGCCGACCGCATCACCGGCTCCATGCAGCGCGCCCTGGCCGAGACCGACCGCCGGCGCGCCAAGCAGATCGCCTACAACGCCGAGCATGGCATCACCCCGCGCGGCGTGCAAAAGGCCGTCGCCGAACTGCTCGACATCGGCCGCAAGGAACCGGCCAGCGAGCGCCGCACCCTGGCCAAGGTGGCCGAGCAAGCCGCCGACTACAGCGCCATGTCGCCGCGCCAGATCGGCCAGCTCATCGCCCGCCTGGAACAGGACATGTACCGCCACGCCGAGAACCTGGAATTCGAACAGGCGGCGCAGGTACGCGACCGCATCCACGCCATTCGGGAGACGGCGCTGCGCGGCGGGGCGGTGGATATCGCCCTGCCGTAA
- a CDS encoding AbrB/MazE/SpoVT family DNA-binding domain-containing protein, with protein sequence MTTLTVTARGQVTFRKDVLQHLGIKPGDKIELDLLPNGRGMLKAARPTGTIDGFIGLLADRTQKVATIEEINAATAQGWAGKE encoded by the coding sequence ATGACCACATTGACCGTTACCGCACGGGGACAAGTGACGTTCAGAAAAGATGTACTGCAACATCTCGGCATCAAGCCGGGGGACAAGATCGAACTGGATTTACTGCCAAATGGTCGCGGCATGCTCAAGGCTGCCCGGCCAACCGGAACGATTGACGGCTTCATCGGATTGCTTGCGGACCGGACACAGAAAGTCGCCACCATCGAAGAAATCAACGCGGCGACCGCCCAAGGTTGGGCAGGCAAAGAATGA
- a CDS encoding type II toxin-antitoxin system VapC family toxin, with protein MKVAVDTNVLIRAVVRDDPAQAKVATKVLTDAELIAVAMPCLCEFVWVLLRVYDFQPSDVSTAIRALLAAANVEANRPAVEAGLSVLEAGGDFADGVIAYEGNWLGGEVFVSFDKKAVALLTAQGQPARLPGHSGQV; from the coding sequence ATGAAGGTCGCTGTCGATACCAACGTACTCATTCGTGCTGTCGTGCGCGATGATCCTGCACAAGCGAAGGTCGCCACCAAGGTCTTGACCGATGCTGAATTGATCGCGGTAGCAATGCCGTGTCTGTGCGAATTTGTGTGGGTGCTGCTCAGGGTCTACGACTTCCAACCATCCGACGTGAGCACCGCTATCCGCGCACTACTTGCCGCCGCAAACGTGGAAGCGAACCGGCCCGCCGTAGAGGCGGGCCTGTCGGTGCTCGAAGCGGGAGGTGATTTCGCCGATGGCGTCATTGCCTATGAAGGAAACTGGCTCGGTGGGGAAGTCTTCGTATCCTTCGACAAAAAAGCGGTTGCACTTCTCACGGCACAAGGCCAACCAGCGCGCCTTCCGGGGCATTCGGGTCAGGTCTAG